A DNA window from Fragaria vesca subsp. vesca linkage group LG3, FraVesHawaii_1.0, whole genome shotgun sequence contains the following coding sequences:
- the LOC101293383 gene encoding microtubule-associated protein TORTIFOLIA1-like has translation MSFAGPRISKPTKPPNSTTPPPPQHHLRSSSSSLSSHLAMVELKQRILTSLSKLSDRDTYQIAVEDLEKIIQTLAADGLPMLLNCLYDASADPKPAVKKESLRLLALASASHPDFASTHLTKIISHIVKRLKDADSGVRDACRDAIGALAAQYLKGEGGAENVGSVVGLFVKPLFEAMGEQNKGVQSGAALCMAKVVDSASEPPPVSAFQKLCPRICKLLNNPNFLAKSSLLPVVSSLSQVGAVAPQSLDNLLPSIHDCLGSPDWATRKAAADVLISLALHSSNLVTDRAAPTVTVLESCRFDKIKPVRDSMTEALQFWKKIAGGDDSPKEQKSPSQAEVSERNEPKVSKSSEKTEQATKVSPNGSSPTSDSVSKAKDGSIPDKAVALLKKKPPVLTDKELNPEFFQKLERGTGELAVEVVVPRRHLNTSNSTNEVEPESMDSKERSNNIGNSHSEEFRGSFNSKYRNIERGIASVYSKQRDNEWAEERMNGKDTRIRAVDVDDRSDINQRESSSSRAGFSKTDGQSDGSFASNKGNWMAIQRQLLQLERQQAHLMSMLQDFMGGSHDTMITLENRVRGLERIVEDMARDLSISSGRRGGNFPMGFEGSNRQLGKYNGFPDYASGKFGRGGDGRIPFGERFSQTEGIVSEMRGRGPSWRSDMSEVWDYSTYGSSRNGQRKAMDGRSPKSENGSDHGGSRRAWEKGSGPLRFGEGPSARSVWQASKDEATLEAIRVAGEDNVPSRTARVAIPELTAEAMGDDTIGQDRDPIWTSWTNAMDALQVGDMDTAYAEVLSTGDDPLLVKLMDRSGPVIDQLSNETATEVLHAVGQFLPDQNLFDVCLSWIQQLVEIEMENGPDVLGIPTEVRKEIVLNLHEASVAMDPPEDWEGAMPDQLLLQLASTWGINLQQHAK, from the exons ATGAGCTTCGCCGGACCCAGAATCTCAAAACCCACAAAACCCCCAAACTCCACGACCCCACCACCACCGCAACACCACCTCAGGTCCTCCTCTTCTTCTCTCTCCTCCCACCTCGCCATGGTCGAACTCAAACAGCGCATCCTCACCTCCCTCTCCAAGCTCTCCGACCGCGACACCTACCAAATCGCCGTCGAAGATCTCGAGAAAATCATCCAGACCCTCGCCGCCGACGGCCTCCCCATGCTCCTCAACTGCCTCTACGACGCCTCCGCCGACCCAAAACCCGCCGTGAAAAAGGAGTCCCTCCGCCTCCTCGCATTGGCCTCCGCGTCCCATCCCGACTTCGCCTCCACCCACCTCACCAAGATCATCTCCCATATCGTCAAACGCCTCAAGGACGCCGACTCCGGCGTCAGGGACGCGTGTCGCGACGCCATTGGGGCCCTGGCGGCGCAGTACCTGAAGGGCGAGGGAGGCGCCGAGAATGTCGGGTCGGTGGTGGGGTTGTTTGTGAAGCCGTTGTTTGAGGCTATGGGGGAGCAGAACAAAGGGGTGCAATCCGGTGCGGCGCTGTGTATGGCTAAGGTAGTGGACTCGGCTTCGGAACCTCCTCCTGTCTCTGCTTTCCAGAAGCTCTGTCCCAGGATCTGTAAGCTGCTTAACAATCCTAACTTCCTCGCCAAGTCTTCACTTCTGCCGGTGGTTTCGAGCTTGTCCCAG GTTGGAGCGGTAGCACCGCAAAGCTTGGATAATTTGCTGCCGAGTATTCATGACTGTCTTGGAAGTCCGGATTGGGCAACACGTAAAGCAGCAGCTGATGTGCTCATTTCACTAGCATTGCATTCGAGCAATCTGGTCACGGATCGGGCTGCTCCCACGGTGACTGTGCTGGAGTCTTGCCGGTTTGACAAG ATAAAACCCGTCAGAGATAGCATGACTGAAGCATTGCAGTTTTGGAAAAAGATCGCTGGGGGAGATGACTCTCCGAAAGAGCAGAAAAGCCCATCTCAAG CTGAGGTATCAGAAAGGAATGAGCCAAAAGTTTCAAAGTCTAGTGAGAAAACAGAACAAGCAACAAAGGTTTCACCTAATGGTTCTTCCCCTACTTCAGATTCTGTTTCTAAAGCCAAAGATGGTAGTATTCCAGATAAAGCTGTTGCACTTCTGAAAAAGAAACCGCCTGTGTTGACTGACAAAGAGCTCAACCCAGAATTCTTCCAGAAACTTGAAAGGGGTACTGGTGAGTTGGCTGTAGAGGTGGTTGTTCCTCGTAGACATCTCAATACTTCAAACTCAACCAATGAGGTAGAACCAGAGTCTATGGACTCAAAGGAAAGGTCAAACAACATTGGAAACAGCCATTCAGAAGAGTTTCGTGGATCTTTCAATAGTAAATACCGTAACATTGAGAGAGGAATTGCTAGTGTGTATTCTAAACAACGAGATAATGAATGGGCAGAAGAAAGAATGAACGGAAAAGACACTAGAATAAGAGCAGTGGATGTTGATGATAGAAGTGATATAAATCAAAGGGAGTCATCCAGCAGTCGTGCAGGGTTCTCTAAAACTGATGGTCAATCTGACGGATCCTTTGCCAGTAACAAAGGAAATTGGATGGCTATCCAAAGGCAGTTGTTACAGCTGGAGAGACAACAAGCTCATTTGATGAGCATGCTGCAG GATTTCATGGGCGGGTCTCATGACACCATGATAACTTTGGAGAATAGGGTAAGGGGCCTTGAGAGAATTGTGGAAGACATGGCACGAGATTTATCAATATCATCAGGTAGGAGAGGTGGTAATTTTCCGATGGGGTTTGAGGGATCTAATCGACAACTAGGAAAGTATAATGGTTTCCCTGATTATGCAAGTGGCAAATTTGGAAGAGGTGGTGATGGACGAATTCCGTTTGGGGAGCGATTTTCCCAAACTGAAGGAATTGTTTCTGAGATGAGGGGAAGGGGCCCTTCTTGGAGATCTGACATGTCTGAGGTGTGGGATTATTCTACATATGGTAGTTCCAGAAATGGGCAGAGGAAGGCTATGGATGGTAGGTCACCCAAGTCAGAAAATGGAAGTGATCATGGTGGCAGCAGGCGGGCATGGGAGAAAGGGAGTGGACCTCTTAGGTTTGGTGAGGGGCCTTCTGCAAGAAGTGTTTGGCAAGCATCAAAAGATGAAGCTACCTTGGAAGCTATTCGTGTTGCTGGAGAGGATAATGTACCATCAAGAACAGCAAGAGTAGCTATCCCTGAATTGACTGCAGAGGCTATGGGAGATGATACTATTGGCCAAGATCGGGATCCAATCTGGACATCTTGGACTAATGCAATGGATGCTCTTCAAGTGGGTGATATGGATACAGCCTACGCTGAAGTATTGTCTACAGGAGACGATCCGTTGCTTGTAAAACTAATGGATAGATCAGGTCCTGTGATTGACCAACTTTCAAATGAGACAGCAACTGAGGTTTTGCATGCGGTTGGACAGTTTTTACCAGATCAAAACTTGTTTGACGTCTGCCTGTCTTGGATTCAGCAG TTGGTTGAAATAGAGATGGAAAATGGACCTGATGTCCTCGGCATCCCAACGGAAGTAAGGAAGGAGATAGTACTGAATTTGCATGAAGCTTCTGTAGCAATGGATCCACCTGAGGACTGGGAGGGTGCAATGCCTGATCAACTTTTGCTGCAGTTGGCATCCACCTGGGGAATCAATTTGCAACAACATGCCAAATAG